One window from the genome of Crassostrea angulata isolate pt1a10 chromosome 2, ASM2561291v2, whole genome shotgun sequence encodes:
- the LOC128171413 gene encoding chromatin assembly factor 1 subunit A-A-like, producing the protein MNQMYTFIKPNLQENLKITCDLFRSGVVEEYDEKTALLDDILELKEEEEKVKETEKEKKSADDQKGKDVRKRALENLSKDEEENQTPKKRTSSTNVMEYLQTKVNIENENKREELKLRSEELRLERERFELEREERRERIETEKKEKAFMLQLLEKVLNQK; encoded by the exons ATGAACCAAATGTATACGTTCATTAAACCAAACCTACAAGAAAATCTAAAGATTACATGTGATCTATTTAGGTCAGGTGTTGTTGAAGAATATGACGAGAAAACGGCGTTATTAGACgacattttagaattaaaagagGAGGAAGAGAAAGTCAAGGaaactgaaaaagaaaagaagtcGGCGGATGATCAAAAAGGAAAGGATGTACGCAAAAGAGctcttgaaaatttgagcaaag ATGAAGAAGAAAACCAAACTCCAAAGAAAAGAACATCTTCTACTAATGTCATGGAATACTTACAAACAAAGGTCAACATTGAGAACGAAAATAAGAGAGAAGAGTTGAAGTTAAGGAGCGAGGAGCTTAGACTTGAAAGAGAAAGATTTGAGTTAGAGAGAGAAGAACGCAGGGAAAGAATAGAAactgagaaaaaagaaaaagcttTTATGTTACAACTTCTCGAGAAagtattgaatcaaaaatga
- the LOC128171380 gene encoding uncharacterized protein LOC128171380, with translation MFIQTIIILKLFIFIEQVMTQTSHIMDTASSQYITASFSFRLHQCSKCPGDTAYYCVSCPCDLCPQCKENHVKDLQTIDHDVVSHRDKLNYIPTQEICVRHPSHVYTKYCEPCQVPACNNCQTHRKHTQIDVITAYKTKRQQHRGTIHTIRSEALFYRPVLLTEIKADVKTCHTEFSPLQSEMLTKAQRLKDLIDYVVYDLLNNVLCYFDFKHRCKKQKIEMIRHIVRLRRYEHRYVQPAFTFSALQFLSFTKAALPQIHLTLHTSQLSMTESLNKEDVMESLSAMQITERGNRRVGNQCLLKLTSGAEFHQSLTVPGVDCCRHISCVTSDRVWVSDFNNFMLTDTTGVPLHRVEDSLSGDGGSHTVNSESELIYIDEDYNINKLSKDMKTTTTFIETTDSTWRPRCVYWSPSTGDLLVAMFNSDTYTGKVTRYNQSGQLTQTIQYHNTGRGLYRLPRYITENNNGDVVVSDFEFRAVVVTERGGRHRFSHTGHPSGSGLQPWGICTDALSHILVCDGRTDTVQMINKDGQFLSHLLTKSQEMGRPWGLGYDVNTHRLWVGSPWNNKVCVYRYITRQDALTDEHRPRTDEDAMSSSTPAV, from the exons atgtttatacaaacaataataatcctaaaactctttattttcattgaacagGTTATGACCCAGACTTCCCACATCATGGACACAGCAAGCTCCCAATACATCACAGCAAGCTTCTCATTTAGACTACATCAATGTTCTAAGTGTCCGGGGGACACAGCGTACTATTGTGTATcgtgtccatgtgatctgtgtccCCAGTGTAAAGAGAACCACGTAAAAGATCTCCAAACAATAGACCATGATGTTGTGTCACACCGTGATAAACTCAACTACATCCCAACACAAGAGATCTGTGTGAGACATCCTAGCCATGTTTATACAAAGTACTGTGAACCTTGTCAAGTTCCTGCCTGTAATAATTGCCAAACACATAGAAAACACACTCAGATAGATGTTATAACAGCCTATAAAACAAAGCGACAACAACACAGAGGAACCATTCACACCATCAGAAGTgaggctctcttttacagacctgttctcctgACAGAAATCAAAGCTGATGTCAAAACCTGTCACACAGAATTCTCCCCCCTTCAATCagagatgttaacaaaggccCAGAGACTGAAGGATCTCATTGACTATGTGGTATATGATCTATTGAACAATGTGTTAtgttactttgattttaaacacagatgtaaaaaacaaaagatagaAATGATCAGACATATTGTCAGACTAAGGAGATATGAACACAGATATGTACAGCCAGCATTCACATTCAGTGCGCTACAATTCCTCTCCTTCACAAAGGCAGCCCTCCCCCAGATACATCTtacactccacaccagccagctctccatgactgagtcactcaacaaggaggatgtgatggagtcactgagtgcaatgcaaatcacagagagaggaaaccgacgcgtaggaaaccagtgtctgctgaaactgacgtcTGGTGCTGAGTTCCATCAATCTCTCACAGTGCCAGGTGTTGATTGTTGTCgtcacatttcctgtgtgacatcagaccgggtctgggtcagtgattttaacaatttcatgttgacagacacaacaggtgtccctctacatcgtgtggaggATTCATTGAGTGGTGATGGAGGAtcacacacagtgaacagtgagagtgaactgatttatatagatgaggattataacatcaacaaactgtcaaaggatatgaaaacaaccaccacatttatagagacaacagactctacatggagaccacggtgtgtgtactggtccccgtccactggggatctactggttGCGATGTTTAACAGTGATACATAcacaggcaaggtaacccggtacaaccagagtggacaactcacacaaaccatacagTACCACAACACAGGACGGGGACTGTATAGATTACCtcgctatataacagagaacaacaatggggatgtcgtggtgtctgactttGAGTTTcgtgctgtagtggtgacagagcgtggaggaagacatcgtttctcccacacaggacatccatcaggatcagGACTACAGCCATggggaatctgtactgacgcgctgtcacacatcctggtgtgtgatggtAGAACCGACACAGTACAGATGATAAataaggacggtcagttcctgtcacatctactgacaaAATCACAAGAGATGGGTAGACCATGGGGCCTgggttatgatgtcaacactcaccgtctctgggtcggatcacCGTGGAACAACAAGGTGtgtgtctacaggtatatcaccagacaggacgctctgacag ATGAACACAGACCCCGTACTGATGAGGACGCCATGTCCAGCTCAACACCAGCCGTATAA